The stretch of DNA AGCACAGGCTCTCAGACCTTGTCCTGAGCAACGCCGAAGGAATGACGCGCTTTCTTGCCAAATTTGTAAAGCACAGCTTACTTGTAATAAACCATGCCCCTTTTTGCAATAGTACACAGATGAACACAGATTCAAATCATCCAAAATCTGTGTTCATCTGTGAAAATCTGTGTCCCATTTGTTTGGACATGAACGTTACGATCAAGAAGGTAAACAATTGAAGATACCCGCTTTATTTTTCTTTCTCGCGCACTTGCTGGGCAGTGTGGCCTGCGCCGCTGAACCAACGGCCGTCAGCACAACCGTTCCCACCCTCACGGCCGTCGCCCCCACCACCCTGCCCACCATCCCCCCCACAACAACGGCCGCTGCCAGTCCCACTGCCGCCCCGCCCACCGCCATCCCAACCCCCACCCCCTTTGCCCCACCAGACATCCATTACCTGCAAGCGGCCGTAGACGCCGCCCTGGCCGACTTCAGCGGCCTCAGCAGCTATGTCATCATAGACCTCAGCAACGGCGAGCAGATCAGCCACGATCCCAACCTGGCAATCGCCGGGTCGAGCCTCATCAAAATCGGGCTGCTGGTCCAGATATTTCGCGCTCTAGACCGCCCGCCCGACATCGAACAGACCAAACTGCTCACCCAGACCACCACCGTCTCCAGCAACTTCGCCGCCAACCTGCTGCTGCGCGATGTGGTTGGCGGCGGCGACATCTTTGCCGGCGCCGACCGGCTCACCCAGGCGATGCGCGAATTGGGGCTGTACAACACCTTTATCGCCGTGCCCTACGACATGGAACCGCCCGACGGCCGTATGCCAACCTACCTCACCCCCGCCAACCAACGTACCGACCGCACCACCTACCCCGACCCCTATCGCCAGACCACCATCGGCGACCTGGCCGCCCTCGCCCACCTGATCTACGACTGCGCCCAACACGACGCCGGTCTTCTACGCGACGCCTACGGCGCGCAGCTCACCCAGACAGAATGCCAG from Candidatus Leptovillus gracilis encodes:
- a CDS encoding serine hydrolase translates to MKIPALFFFLAHLLGSVACAAEPTAVSTTVPTLTAVAPTTLPTIPPTTTAAASPTAAPPTAIPTPTPFAPPDIHYLQAAVDAALADFSGLSSYVIIDLSNGEQISHDPNLAIAGSSLIKIGLLVQIFRALDRPPDIEQTKLLTQTTTVSSNFAANLLLRDVVGGGDIFAGADRLTQAMRELGLYNTFIAVPYDMEPPDGRMPTYLTPANQRTDRTTYPDPYRQTTIGDLAALAHLIYDCAQHDAGLLRDAYGAQLTQTECQDLLDLLKENNLARLLERGLPDGVVMAHKVGWIDDTHGNIGIVYGPEQDYLIALALYAPGWLEWDISAPIFAQISRLAYAHFNDPDAYPVDILAAPPAIPPTPTPLPPPDYPQAIVFGTRGVGLTLRATPGGAEIAILPEGTVVSLLPTPAQTEGGLTWRRIRTPAGDEGWVGELFLTFD